One genomic window of Meles meles chromosome 3, mMelMel3.1 paternal haplotype, whole genome shotgun sequence includes the following:
- the LOC123938411 gene encoding olfactory receptor 15-like has translation MRNNSFQVGFILLGFTKWPHLEIILFWIVIILYAMIILSNSTIILLSCVDIHLYTPMYFFLSNLSFLDLCFTTTAVPQMLSNLWGPDKSITYTGCVIQLSVFLCLGATEGVMLVMMAFDRYVAICQPLHYTIIMNHQFCWKLVLIAWLSGLMESVTQSPITFQLPFCTHHHLDDFLCEVPAFIRLACGDTSAIEWQMTISADLFTIVPVVLILTSYGCIARALGKLHSEEGRKKAIATCSSHLIVVFMFYGTVAMVYADPKNHFASNYGKIFTFFYTLVTPLLNPLIYTLRNKEVKDALQRLLNKMMHK, from the coding sequence ATGAGAAACAACAGTTTCCAAGTAGGCTTTATTCTTCTTGGCTTCACTAAATGGCCCCATCTGGAAATAATTCTCTTCTGGATAGTGATCATTTTATATGCCATGATCATCCTCTCCAACTCAACCATTATCTTGCTCTCTTGTGTGGACATTCATCTCTACActcccatgtatttctttcttagcaatctttccttcttggATCTCTGCTTCACTACAACTGCTGTGCCTCAGATGTTGTCTAATTTGTGGGGGCCAGACAAGAGCATCACCTACACAGGCTGTGTCATTCAACTATCTGTGTTCCTCTGCCTTGGGGCAACAGAAGGTGTTATGTTGGTGATGATGGCCTTTGACCGCTATGTTGCTATTTGCCAGCCTCTGCATTATACCATCATCATGAATCATCAGTTCTGTTGGAAACTGGTACTAATAGCCTGGCTGTCTGGACTGATGGAATCTGTAACCCAATCTCCCATCACATTCCAGCTTCCTTTTTGCACCCACCACCACCTGGATGATTTTCTGTGCGAAGTTCCTGCCTTCATACGCCTAGCATGTGGAGATACCTCAGCCATTGAGTGGCAAATGACCATCTCTGCTGACCTTTTCACCATTGTACCAGTGGTATTGATCCTGACTTCTTATGGCTGTATAGCTCGAGCCTTGGGGAAACTCCActcagaagagggaaggaaaaaagccaTTGCCACCTGTTCTTCCCACCTTATTGTGGTCTTCATGTTTTATGGGACAGTGGCCATGGTTTATGCAGATCCTAAGAACCACTTTGCTTCAAATTATGGCAAGATCTTCACTTTCTTCTACACTTTGGTCACACCACTGTTGAATCCTCTCATCTATACTCTaaggaacaaagaagtaaaagatgctCTGCAAAGACTGCTAAATAAAATGATGCACAAATGA